Part of the Saccharomyces kudriavzevii IFO 1802 strain IFO1802 genome assembly, chromosome: 8 genome is shown below.
atagtgccaatgctagtgccaacgctagtgccaacgctagtgccaatgctagtgccaatgctagtgccaacgctagtgccaacgctagtgccaatgctagtgccaacgctagtgccaatgctagtgccaacgctagtgccaatgctagcgccaatgctagtgccaacgctagtgccaacgctagtgccaatgctagtgccaacgctagtgccaatgctagtgccaacgaGGACGCCAATACAGGCGGCAATGCTGAGAGTAATAGAATCCATCCAGTCACTGACATTATTAAAGAGCCATATAAGCGGAAAGGGAGTCAAATGGTTTTTCtagagagaaagaaactgaaagcACAGTTTCCCAATACTTCTGAGAATACGAATGTATTAGagtttcttggatttcGGTCTGACGAAATTAAACATCTTTTCCTCTATGGTATCGATATATACTTCTGCCCAGAGGGAGTGTTCACACAATACGGATTATGCAAGGGCTGTCAAAAGATGTTCGAGCTCTGCGTCTGCTGGCCTCGCCAGAAAGTATCGTATCGGAGTATAGCTTGGGAAGCACTAGCTGTGGAGAGAATGCTGCGAAATGACGAGGAATACAAGGAATACTTGGAAAATATCGAGCCATATCATGGGGACCCTGTAggatatttgaaattttttagcGTAAAGAAGAGAGAGATCTACTCTCAGatacaaagaaattatgcTTGGTACCTGGCTATTACTAGAAGAAGGGAAACAATTAGTGTATTGGATTCGACAAGAGGCAAGCAAGGGAGCCGAGTTTTCCGCATGTCTGGAAGGCAAATCGAAGAGTTGTATTTTGAAGCATGGAGCAACTTGCGCGAATCGAAGACGGGGGTGCTGCAGTACTTTTTGAACTGGGACGAGAAAAAGTGCCAGGAAGAATGGGAGGCAAAAGACGCTACGGTCGTTGTGGAGGCGCTCGAGAAACTTGGAGTTTTTCAGCGTTTGCGTTCCATGACAAGCGCTGGACTGCAGGGTCCGCAGTACGTCAAGCTGCAGTTTGGCAGGCATCATCAACGGCTGAGGAGCAGGTATGAATTAAGTTTAGGAATGCACTTGCGAGATCAGACTGCGCTGGGAGGTACCCCATCTAAACTGCCGCATTGGACGCCTTTCCTCTCGATGCTAATAGGCCTGTTCtacaataaaatattccGGCAGAGACTGGAGTATCTTTTGGAGCAGATTTCGGAGGTGTGGTTATTACCACATTGGCTTGATTTGGCAAACGTTGAAGTTCTCGCTGCAGATAACACGAGAGTACCACTGTACATGCTGATGGTAGCGGTTCACAAAGAGCTAGGTAGCGATGATGTTCCAGACGGTAAGattgatatattattatgtaGAGATTCCAGCAGAGAAGTTGGAGAGTGATGGACGTTGTTATAGCTGTCACTGATTATGTATTGTGTAGTATAttataagaaaattttgggagaatatatgtttttttctaaatttcACTGTTTTGATTTAATGTTGGTTGCACAGTAGTAGCGAGAGACAACTGCGAAGGGGAAGGTTAACAAGacaaccaagaaaaagtaaacaaaaaatagagGTAGTGAGTGAGTAAGAGTTTCGCAAGAATATTAATGATTTGTAGCAGTGAGTAAGCAAGATGGTAGATCACAAGAGGATGTAAGGTTTGTAGTCTTGGTTGAAGGGTATCTGGAGTAGTTTAGGCTGAGGAAGCGGCAGAAGGTAGAAAAGGATACGTCATGGTTCGATGTGCTGAAAGTATGACCGTATGGGCATGAAGGAAGAGAATCGCATGACTAAGGGCATGAGTATGGGAAATGTTAGAACAATAgtcaactatccatcaattaccgCTACAGCttattaatacattcaatcacgtaactagaagattatcatatacggtgttacgaagatgacaagaattatcagaccagtgaaagaagattctaAAAATCAATTATGCAGAAATTCTGACAAACCGACAATCAAGATGACACTTGCTCAACTTGAATACAACGGCAGTATCCCCGCCGAAACATTTCAAATAACGGTCACCACAATTCTTGCACTCCGCATCACCGAATGATTCGATAAGTCTACATGATGCGCAAAAGCAAGAGATGCCAATCAGCGCTACTAGTAATCTCCACTTtaattttcagaataaTGTTCAGACGTCAATAACCGCACTAAACACTCGAAACATAACTGGCTAACCAAAATATCACTGCTTACCTCACTAAAAATACTTTAGAACTATCCGACGGTACTATCCTTGCCCCTATTGTTAAACATGGAGACTTTTACTGGCTCTCCAAGGACTTTTTAATTCCGTCAACCTTACAGAGGCAAACTGCTAATAACGTTAACACCAGCAAATCTACACATAAATATCCGTACGCTTTGATTCATCGAATGCTTGGGCATGCAAACGCTAGAACAATTAGACATTCTCTCAAGAATAGTTCGATCACATACTTGAGAGAATCGGATGTAGACTGGTCTGATTCTACTACTTATCAATGTCCAGACTGTTTAGTTGGCAAAAGCACTAAACATAGACATGTCAAAGGATCACGACTAAAGTACCAAGAATCTTATCAACCCTTTCAGTACTTACATACCGATATATTTGGCCCTGTTCACCATCTGCCAAAGAGTGCACCTTCCTATTTTATCTCATTTACTGATGAGAAGACTAGATTCAAATGGGTTTATCCATTACTCGATCGTCGTGAGCAATCTATTTTAGAcgtatttacaaaaataatagccTTCATTGGCAATCAATTCAATGCCAACGTTTTAGTCGTACAAATGGACAGAGGACCCGAGTACACTAACAAGACCCTccgtaatttctttatggAACGCGGTATAACTCCATGCTatacaacaacagcagatTCCAGAGCACATGGTATTGCTGAACGATCAAACCGTACCTTATTAGACGACCGTCGCACACATCTACGGTGCAGCGGTTTATTAAATCGTCTATGGTTTTCAGCAGTCGAATTCTCCACCATTAtcagaaattctttaatttcgccaaaaaacaagaattacCCACGACAACATGCTGGTTTAGCAGGACTTGATATCAGTACTCTATTACCATTCGGTCAAACTGTTGTAGTCAACAATCACAGTCCcggttcaaaaatttgccCTCGTGGTATTCCTGGTTGCGCCTTACATCCATTACGAAACTCATATGGTTATATTATCTATGTtccatctttgaagaaaacaatagacACTACTGATTACGTTATTTGGCATGATGAACAATCCAGATTGGACCAATGCAATTATGATGCACTTACCTTTGATGCTGATATCAATCGCTTAACCGCTCCTTATCTATTAAGCTTCgtcaatctttgaaagaacctCCACCTATCCACTCTCGTCAAACTAATTCCAGTTTGGGTGGTATGGATGATTCTAATGTCTTTACAAATACCAAAGGTAAGAAAAGAGCATGCATAGTCTAGAACCACCAAGGTCAAAAAAACGTATTCATTTAATTGCAGCTGTAAAGGCGGTAAAGTCAATCAAACCATTCCGAACGACCTTAAGATATGATGAAGCAATCACATATAATAAGagtaatgaagaaaaggagaaatatACTGAAGCATATCATAAAGAGTTAACCAactattaaaaatgaatgctTGGGAAACAGACAAGTATTATGATAGAAACTCGATGGGttccaagaatatgatAAGCTCAGTGCTTGTATTCCAACAAGAAGCGTGACGGAACACATAAGGCTAGATTTGTTTGCAAGAGGTGACATACAGCATCCCGATACATATGATCCGGGCATGCAATCCAATACTGTACATCATTATGCACTGATGACATCTTTGTCACTTGCATTAGATAATGACTACTATGTCACACAACTAGACGTATCCTCCGCTTACTTGTATGCCGACATCAAAGAGGAATTATACATAAGACCTCCACCACATCTAGgattgaataataaattactaagtttaaagaaatcactTTATGGTTTAAAACAAAGTGGTGCAAACTGGTATGAAACTATTAAATCATACTTAATAAAGCAATGTGGCATGGACGAAGTACGTGGATGGTCGTGtgtgttcaaaaatagtcAAGTCACAATATGTCTATTCGTTGATGACATGATATTATTCAGCAAAGATCTAAAAGCGAA
Proteins encoded:
- the SKDI08G2620 gene encoding integrase catalytic domain-containing protein, producing MLGHANARTIRHSLKNSSITYLRESDVDWSDSTTYQCPDCLVGKSTKHRHVKGSRLKYQESYQPFQYLHTDIFGPVHHLPKSAPSYFISFTDEKTRFKWVYPLLDRREQSILDVFTKIIAFIGNQFNANVLVVQMDRGPEYTNKTLRNFFMERGITPCYTTTADSRAHGIAERSNRTLLDDRRTHLRCSGLLNRLWFSAVEFSTIIRNSLISPKNKNYPRQHAGLAGLDISTLLPFGQTVVVNNHSPGSKICPRGIPGCALHPLRNSYGYIIYVPSLKKTIDTTDYVIWHDEQSRLDQCNYDALTFDADINRLTAPYLLSFVNL